From Variovorax sp. PMC12, the proteins below share one genomic window:
- a CDS encoding ExbD/TolR family protein, with protein sequence MAMNIPSGGGDEEQAIAAINTTPLVDVMLVLLIIFLITIPVVNYSVPVEVPKQRNEVRESKPDTIVLSVDTAGRIYWYDTPVRDVNSLAERLKKVAALNPQPEVHIRGDWHSVYEPVGKIIYACQSAGIVKVGFITEPPARN encoded by the coding sequence ATGGCGATGAACATCCCATCCGGCGGCGGCGACGAGGAACAGGCCATCGCGGCCATCAACACCACGCCGCTGGTCGACGTGATGCTGGTGCTGCTGATCATCTTCCTCATCACCATCCCGGTGGTCAATTACTCGGTGCCGGTGGAGGTGCCGAAGCAGCGCAACGAGGTGCGCGAGAGCAAGCCCGACACCATCGTGCTGTCGGTGGACACGGCCGGGCGCATCTACTGGTACGACACGCCCGTGCGCGACGTGAACAGCCTGGCCGAGCGGCTGAAGAAAGTGGCTGCCCTCAACCCGCAGCCCGAGGTGCACATACGCGGCGACTGGCACTCGGTGTACGAGCCGGTGGGAAAGATCATCTACGCGTGCCAGTCGGCCGGCATCGTCAAGGTCGGCTTCATCACCGAGCCGCCCGCGCGCAACTGA
- a CDS encoding ExbD/TolR family protein — protein sequence MRKEKQGRRSGTPTDEPMMDINTTPLIDVMLVLLIMLIITIPIQLHAVNLNMPNGNPPPSDIKPEVLRVDIDERSTVLWNGEAVAELSEVERRFEQLAAQPVQPEVHLRPDKQARYDVVAGVMASAQRSGLTKLGIMGSEQFVP from the coding sequence ATGCGAAAAGAAAAACAGGGGCGCCGCAGCGGCACCCCCACCGACGAGCCCATGATGGACATCAACACCACGCCGCTGATCGACGTGATGCTGGTGCTGCTGATCATGCTCATCATCACCATCCCCATACAGCTGCACGCGGTGAACCTGAACATGCCCAACGGCAACCCGCCGCCCAGCGACATCAAGCCCGAGGTGCTGCGCGTGGACATCGACGAGCGCAGCACCGTGCTGTGGAACGGCGAGGCCGTGGCGGAGCTGTCCGAGGTGGAGCGGCGCTTCGAGCAACTCGCGGCGCAACCCGTGCAGCCTGAAGTGCACCTGCGCCCCGACAAGCAGGCCCGCTACGACGTGGTGGCCGGCGTGATGGCCTCGGCCCAGCGGTCGGGCCTGACCAAGCTGGGCATCATGGGCTCGGAGCAGTTCGTGCCATGA
- a CDS encoding alanine racemase — MTQLSHTALAELNTPALLLDSTVLERNCDAMAQRAARHGVALRPHLKTSKSAEVARLATRGHSGAITVSTVAEADYFARYGFLDLTYAVGISAGKIDALHRVQRMHGARVNLLADCVGAVRAAAARARALGASFGLLIEVDTGGGRGGVSPDDEETLLAIAAEVQRSESLTLAGVLTHAGHSYHAEGLDSIRAIAEAERAGAVRAAECLRAAGFTVDVVSVGATPTAVCAERLDGVTEMRPGVYTFFDLDQAARGICGIEDIALSVLATVIGHNPRSRRVLIDAGALALSKDESAAEFRGGLGFGLVCRADGTTPLPGLRVAELHQEHGLIAIEGDGDDDLQAMFEALPIGSRVRILPHHACMTAAPYDRYHVVRGSSASVYAVWGKALGWRAA; from the coding sequence ATGACGCAGCTCTCGCACACGGCGCTTGCCGAGCTGAACACGCCGGCGCTGCTGCTCGACAGCACCGTCCTCGAACGCAACTGCGATGCGATGGCGCAGCGCGCGGCGCGCCACGGCGTGGCGCTGCGCCCGCACCTGAAGACTTCCAAGTCGGCCGAGGTGGCGCGCCTGGCCACACGCGGGCACAGCGGCGCCATCACCGTGTCCACCGTGGCCGAGGCCGACTACTTCGCGCGCTACGGCTTCCTGGACCTGACCTACGCGGTGGGCATCAGCGCCGGCAAGATCGATGCGCTGCATCGCGTGCAGCGCATGCACGGCGCCCGCGTGAACCTGCTCGCGGACTGCGTCGGAGCGGTGCGGGCGGCGGCCGCGCGTGCGCGCGCCCTGGGCGCGAGCTTCGGACTGCTGATCGAGGTCGACACCGGCGGCGGCCGCGGCGGTGTATCGCCCGACGATGAAGAGACGCTGCTCGCCATCGCGGCCGAAGTGCAACGCAGTGAATCGCTGACGCTGGCCGGCGTGCTCACCCACGCCGGCCACAGCTACCACGCCGAGGGGCTGGACTCGATCCGCGCCATCGCCGAGGCCGAGCGCGCCGGCGCGGTGCGTGCCGCCGAGTGCCTGCGCGCGGCCGGCTTCACGGTGGATGTCGTCAGCGTGGGCGCCACGCCGACCGCGGTGTGCGCCGAGCGGCTGGACGGCGTCACCGAAATGCGCCCCGGCGTCTACACCTTCTTCGACCTGGACCAGGCCGCGCGCGGCATCTGCGGCATCGAGGACATCGCGCTGTCGGTACTGGCCACGGTGATCGGCCACAACCCGCGCTCGCGCCGCGTGCTCATCGACGCCGGCGCGCTCGCGCTGTCGAAGGACGAGTCGGCAGCCGAGTTCCGCGGCGGCCTGGGCTTCGGGCTGGTGTGCCGCGCGGACGGCACCACGCCGCTGCCCGGCCTGCGCGTGGCCGAGCTGCACCAGGAGCACGGCCTGATCGCCATCGAAGGCGATGGCGACGACGACCTGCAGGCCATGTTCGAGGCACTGCCCATCGGCAGCCGCGTGCGCATTCTTCCGCATCACGCCTGCATGACCGCCGCCCCCTACGACCGCTACCACGTGGTGCGCGGCAGCAGCGCGAGCGTGTACGCCGTGTGGGGCAAGGCCCTCGGCTGGCGCGCGGCCTGA
- a CDS encoding serine hydrolase domain-containing protein has translation MPQQPSPSLPDTPSSPAAAEAAALAAIDALVAPFSRSDAPGMVIGIARNGRLLYRRAVGMASLEMGVANTPATRMRIASTSKHFTAMAILLLAEDGLLDIDDAVHKHLPEMPRLSANGPTLRHLMTHTGGWRAHDELWAMAHGLTFTQPGPGLPAMVRQSELNFEPGTQMVYSNGGYFLLAKIIERVSGQSYGDFLKARLFGPLGMPDTASVATDLDVVPGLAGLYIASPRGGWQRGLYPCELDGGGSLVSTVDDMLRWLAHMRSSEKIVGSPQSWAMLSEPTTLSSGSKVSYGFGLARHPYRGVEIVHHAGAVLGAQSQMLSVPSHGLDIIVMVNGAPVAPSPLALKVVELLLGDALQPPEVRPQASAFPALVGQNYHEPSTGSVMDFSDVSGRLCMSWQAGDARPMHQGEGKLWLGLQDLPLNDLVLDASDIDPQRAPDTLVLHEGGQPRRFERIAAAAPDLATLAEQLCGDYTSADLDATAQVALAGGRLLLTVHGSHGQHACALTPLSADVMTLVSTDPVLGQMGKSVLTVERKEGRVTGLRLSTLRTRNIQLARQEPRA, from the coding sequence ATGCCACAACAACCCTCGCCTTCATTACCTGACACCCCATCTTCGCCAGCCGCCGCGGAGGCCGCAGCGCTGGCCGCCATCGACGCACTGGTGGCGCCTTTCAGCCGCAGCGACGCGCCCGGCATGGTGATCGGCATCGCGCGCAACGGCCGCCTGCTGTACCGCCGCGCCGTCGGCATGGCCAGCCTGGAAATGGGCGTGGCCAACACGCCGGCCACGCGCATGCGCATCGCCTCCACCAGCAAGCACTTCACGGCAATGGCCATCCTGCTGCTGGCGGAAGACGGCCTGCTCGACATCGACGACGCGGTGCACAAGCACCTGCCCGAGATGCCGCGGCTGAGCGCCAACGGCCCCACGCTGCGCCACCTGATGACCCACACGGGCGGCTGGCGCGCCCACGACGAGCTGTGGGCCATGGCGCACGGCCTCACGTTCACGCAGCCCGGCCCGGGGCTGCCCGCGATGGTCCGCCAGAGCGAGCTGAACTTCGAGCCCGGCACGCAGATGGTCTACAGCAACGGCGGCTACTTCCTGCTGGCGAAGATCATCGAGCGCGTGAGCGGACAGAGCTACGGCGACTTCCTGAAAGCGCGCCTCTTCGGGCCACTGGGCATGCCCGACACCGCATCGGTCGCGACCGATCTCGACGTGGTTCCCGGCCTGGCCGGCCTCTACATCGCGTCGCCGCGCGGCGGATGGCAACGCGGCCTGTACCCGTGCGAGCTCGACGGCGGCGGCTCGCTGGTGTCGACGGTGGACGACATGCTGCGCTGGCTCGCGCACATGCGCAGCAGCGAGAAGATCGTGGGCAGCCCGCAGAGCTGGGCCATGCTGTCGGAACCCACCACGCTGTCGTCGGGCTCGAAGGTGAGCTACGGCTTCGGGCTGGCGCGCCATCCCTACCGCGGGGTCGAGATCGTCCACCACGCGGGCGCGGTGCTCGGCGCCCAGTCGCAGATGCTCAGCGTGCCCAGCCACGGGCTGGACATCATCGTCATGGTGAACGGCGCCCCGGTGGCCCCGTCGCCGCTGGCCCTCAAGGTGGTGGAGCTGCTGCTGGGCGACGCGCTGCAGCCGCCTGAAGTGCGTCCGCAGGCCAGCGCCTTCCCCGCGCTCGTCGGCCAGAACTACCACGAGCCGTCCACCGGCAGCGTGATGGACTTTTCCGATGTCTCGGGCAGGCTGTGCATGTCATGGCAGGCCGGCGATGCAAGGCCGATGCACCAGGGCGAAGGCAAGCTGTGGCTGGGCCTGCAGGACCTGCCGCTCAACGACCTCGTGCTCGACGCCAGCGACATCGATCCGCAACGCGCGCCCGACACGCTGGTGCTGCACGAAGGCGGCCAGCCGCGCCGCTTCGAGCGCATTGCAGCGGCCGCGCCCGACCTCGCCACGCTGGCCGAACAGCTGTGCGGCGACTACACCAGCGCCGACCTGGACGCCACCGCGCAGGTGGCGCTCGCGGGCGGCCGGCTGCTGCTCACGGTGCACGGCAGCCACGGCCAGCACGCCTGCGCGCTGACGCCGCTGTCGGCCGACGTGATGACGCTCGTCTCGACCGACCCGGTGCTGGGCCAAATGGGCAAATCGGTCCTCACCGTGGAGCGCAAGGAGGGCCGGGTCACGGGACTGCGGCTGAGCACCCTGCGCACCCGCAACATCCAACTCGCACGCCAGGAGCCACGCGCATGA
- a CDS encoding MotA/TolQ/ExbB proton channel family protein translates to MMKTFFAKLMAVAAPLALALCLTAAPNAANAQAAPEPAPAVAPTATAAPAAPATVPAAAATKVDNPYGIGALWAQSDLVAKAVLAILAIMSMGSWYVIVTKLLEQMRMGRQAKEVDNEFWNEGSVQAGTAKLAEGSPFRFIADAGVHATRKHDGLRGKVDFADFVDLCIHRATERVNRRLSNGMSLLATVGSTAPFVGLFGTVWGIYHALTAIGIAGQASIDKVAGPVGESLIMTAIGLAVAVPAVLGYNWLLRRNITVMDDVREFSGELHSVILSGRATA, encoded by the coding sequence ATGATGAAGACCTTTTTCGCGAAGCTGATGGCCGTGGCCGCTCCGCTCGCCCTGGCGCTCTGCCTGACCGCCGCGCCGAACGCCGCCAACGCCCAGGCCGCGCCGGAACCCGCACCCGCCGTTGCGCCCACAGCCACTGCTGCCCCCGCGGCACCGGCCACAGTGCCGGCAGCAGCGGCCACCAAGGTCGACAACCCCTACGGCATCGGCGCGCTCTGGGCGCAGAGCGACCTGGTGGCCAAGGCCGTGCTGGCCATCCTCGCGATCATGTCGATGGGCAGCTGGTACGTCATCGTCACCAAGCTGCTCGAGCAGATGCGCATGGGCCGGCAGGCGAAGGAAGTCGACAACGAGTTCTGGAACGAGGGCAGCGTGCAGGCCGGCACCGCCAAGCTCGCCGAGGGCAGCCCCTTCCGCTTCATCGCCGATGCGGGCGTGCATGCCACGCGCAAGCATGACGGCCTGCGCGGCAAGGTCGACTTTGCCGACTTCGTCGACCTGTGCATCCACCGCGCCACCGAACGCGTGAACCGGCGCCTGAGCAACGGCATGTCGCTGCTGGCCACCGTGGGCTCCACCGCGCCTTTCGTGGGCCTGTTCGGCACCGTCTGGGGCATCTACCACGCGCTCACCGCCATCGGCATTGCCGGGCAGGCGTCGATCGACAAGGTGGCCGGCCCCGTGGGCGAGTCGCTCATCATGACCGCCATCGGCCTGGCCGTGGCCGTGCCCGCGGTGCTGGGCTACAACTGGCTCCTGCGCCGCAACATCACGGTGATGGACGACGTGCGCGAATTCAGCGGCGAGCTGCACTCCGTGATCCTGTCGGGCCGGGCCACCGCCTGA
- a CDS encoding alpha/beta hydrolase, translating to MPAPGELYIVDGRRMHLQRSGPAPASASHPTLVLEAGGGCASPVYARLQQALSAKYPVISYDRAGMGWSEADDAPFDGKRNAQHLHALLAAAGVTGPIVLIGHSLGGLLNRIYTGLYPEQVAGVVMLDASHPEQFEVFKGLPAETLAPERKKRAEFQAGGLPPPEFAPVQAIFADMPHVLRQMAANYTPETIDTMVKEHEGLQHVARQAGASPDLGTRPLSVLSATVMQKLPPGAEEGAEVQRRWPEYQEAHAALSKRSRLHRIEGAEHMTLVVLPPFVNRIAEEVDWVMAELGCAR from the coding sequence ATGCCCGCGCCCGGCGAGCTGTACATCGTCGACGGCCGCCGGATGCACCTGCAGCGCAGCGGCCCCGCGCCGGCCAGTGCGTCGCATCCCACGCTGGTGCTCGAAGCCGGCGGCGGCTGCGCCTCGCCTGTCTACGCACGCCTGCAGCAAGCGCTGTCGGCCAAGTACCCGGTGATCAGCTACGACCGCGCCGGCATGGGCTGGAGCGAGGCAGACGACGCGCCCTTCGACGGCAAGCGCAACGCGCAGCATCTGCATGCGCTGCTGGCCGCGGCCGGCGTGACCGGCCCGATCGTGCTGATCGGCCATTCGCTCGGCGGCCTGCTGAACCGCATCTACACCGGCCTGTATCCGGAGCAGGTGGCCGGCGTGGTGATGCTCGACGCCAGCCATCCGGAGCAGTTCGAAGTTTTCAAGGGCCTGCCGGCGGAAACGTTGGCGCCGGAGCGCAAGAAGCGCGCCGAGTTCCAGGCCGGCGGGCTGCCTCCGCCGGAGTTCGCGCCGGTCCAGGCCATCTTTGCCGACATGCCCCATGTGCTGCGGCAGATGGCCGCGAACTACACGCCCGAAACCATCGACACGATGGTGAAGGAACATGAAGGCCTGCAGCACGTCGCGCGGCAGGCCGGTGCGTCGCCGGACCTGGGCACGCGGCCGCTGTCGGTGCTGTCGGCCACGGTCATGCAGAAGCTGCCGCCGGGTGCCGAGGAAGGCGCCGAAGTGCAGCGGCGTTGGCCCGAGTACCAGGAGGCGCATGCGGCGCTGTCGAAGCGAAGCCGCCTGCATCGCATAGAAGGCGCCGAGCACATGACGCTGGTGGTGCTGCCGCCTTTCGTGAACCGCATTGCCGAAGAAGTCGACTGGGTCATGGCGGAGCTCGGATGCGCCCGATGA
- a CDS encoding ATP-binding protein: MNNPTIDTPNDLRVLREHLSSVYAARMAGVCGHLCFTFIGGAMGYFYLKLPLVLPFVTMLACANLYVLLSPRWDAGVPLADGPRWARRHTFQMTLIGVATAPVPWFFVSTQNPQVTALMAILIMVGCGLAMQSLWPMTASLFGYGIPMMGGLIGALLWHSDGINLFLAAVGSAYLLFALRRGVLQNKQLTDALILRFENESLATRLGEQIAATERASAEKTRFLAAASHDLRQPLHAIALFGAALQKALHDHPESQNAERLMRSVNALGHSLDTMLDVSRLDAGVITPDIQPIALDALLVSLNHVFLARAEQAGLQLRVRAGGVWVRSDQLLLQRMLSNLVDNALKYTPRGGVVVRVRSRGERVWIEVRDTGIGMAPEQLERIFEEFYQINNSERDRARGLGIGLSIVQRLSRLLDHPVEVQSQVGRGTRFRVYVSATRRPAGTPISHVPATRQQEESMRQPPAQPPSRAMPRRVLLIDDEAEIRSAMSALLRAHAFDVQAVVDERAAAMALAQAESDGRPFELLLCDFRLADGGSGLEAGLRLHRRNGKPMPLLLITGETAPERLQRVRDSGVPVLFKPVNADRLLQAIDTALGAA, from the coding sequence TTGAACAACCCCACCATCGACACCCCCAACGACCTGCGTGTTCTGCGCGAGCATCTTTCTTCCGTCTATGCAGCGCGAATGGCCGGCGTTTGCGGCCACCTTTGCTTTACCTTCATCGGCGGAGCGATGGGGTACTTCTATTTGAAGTTGCCGTTGGTGCTGCCTTTCGTGACGATGCTCGCCTGCGCGAATTTGTACGTGCTGTTGTCGCCGCGCTGGGATGCCGGCGTACCGCTGGCCGATGGTCCACGTTGGGCGCGCAGGCACACGTTCCAGATGACTCTGATCGGAGTGGCCACCGCACCCGTGCCCTGGTTTTTCGTTTCGACGCAAAACCCGCAAGTCACGGCCTTGATGGCCATACTGATCATGGTCGGCTGCGGCCTGGCCATGCAATCCTTGTGGCCCATGACAGCCTCGCTGTTCGGCTATGGCATTCCGATGATGGGAGGGCTGATCGGTGCGTTGCTCTGGCACAGCGACGGAATCAACCTGTTCTTGGCTGCGGTAGGTAGTGCGTATCTGCTGTTTGCCCTGCGCCGCGGCGTCCTGCAGAACAAGCAATTGACCGACGCGCTGATTCTGCGCTTCGAGAACGAGTCGCTCGCGACCCGCCTTGGCGAGCAGATTGCGGCGACCGAACGCGCCAGCGCGGAGAAGACGCGCTTCCTTGCCGCGGCCAGCCACGATCTGCGCCAACCCCTGCACGCCATCGCGCTGTTCGGGGCGGCGCTCCAGAAGGCGCTCCATGACCACCCCGAAAGTCAGAACGCGGAGCGGCTCATGCGCTCGGTCAATGCGCTCGGCCACTCGCTGGACACCATGCTCGACGTCTCGCGTCTCGACGCAGGCGTCATCACGCCGGACATCCAGCCCATTGCGCTCGACGCACTCCTGGTGTCGCTCAATCACGTGTTCCTGGCCCGCGCCGAGCAGGCAGGTCTGCAATTGCGCGTACGTGCTGGCGGTGTGTGGGTACGCAGCGACCAGTTGCTGCTGCAAAGGATGCTCTCGAACCTGGTGGACAACGCGCTCAAATACACGCCGCGCGGCGGCGTCGTCGTCCGCGTGCGTTCGCGAGGCGAGCGCGTGTGGATCGAAGTGCGCGACACGGGCATCGGTATGGCGCCCGAACAACTGGAACGCATCTTCGAGGAGTTCTATCAGATCAACAACTCGGAACGCGACCGTGCACGCGGCCTTGGCATCGGGCTATCCATCGTGCAACGGCTATCGCGGCTTCTGGATCATCCCGTCGAAGTGCAGTCGCAGGTCGGTCGCGGCACGCGCTTTCGTGTGTATGTGTCTGCAACGCGCCGGCCAGCCGGCACGCCAATCAGCCACGTGCCGGCCACGCGTCAGCAGGAAGAGTCGATGCGGCAGCCGCCGGCCCAGCCCCCATCACGCGCTATGCCTCGGCGCGTACTGCTCATCGACGACGAAGCCGAAATCCGCAGCGCAATGAGCGCCTTGCTGCGCGCGCACGCATTCGATGTCCAGGCGGTCGTCGACGAACGCGCGGCGGCCATGGCTCTGGCTCAGGCCGAATCCGATGGGCGGCCGTTCGAACTGCTGTTGTGTGACTTCCGACTGGCCGACGGCGGCAGCGGGCTCGAAGCCGGCCTGCGCCTGCATCGGCGCAATGGCAAGCCGATGCCGCTGCTTCTTATCACTGGCGAGACCGCGCCGGAACGCCTTCAGCGCGTGCGCGATTCAGGTGTGCCGGTCTTGTTCAAGCCGGTGAATGCGGACAGGTTGTTGCAGGCCATTGATACGGCGCTGGGAGCCGCGTAG
- a CDS encoding energy transducer TonB yields MSRANDFDPKSRFGPVGIGVMVLFHVLVGYALVSGLARKTIEMIKKPMDATIITEVKVPPPPPPPPPPPPKKIIRQETPKAPPPPRPAYVPPPAVTPPPSTAPAITAVQSTEPVAPPPAAPPAPPAPPAPPQAASTDIAVACPRQVKPEMPRKALDEGISGVVKAEVRIKGGHVTEVRFLSGPKVYQSAVRSAMMRYECQTTGDAEVVATQEFVFRIE; encoded by the coding sequence ATGAGCCGCGCCAACGACTTCGACCCCAAGTCCCGCTTCGGGCCCGTGGGCATCGGCGTGATGGTGCTGTTCCACGTGCTGGTGGGCTACGCGCTGGTTTCGGGCCTGGCGCGCAAGACCATCGAGATGATCAAGAAGCCGATGGACGCGACCATCATCACGGAAGTGAAGGTGCCGCCACCGCCGCCCCCTCCCCCGCCGCCTCCACCGAAGAAGATCATCCGGCAGGAAACGCCGAAGGCACCGCCGCCACCGCGCCCGGCCTACGTGCCGCCGCCGGCGGTAACGCCACCGCCGAGCACCGCGCCCGCCATCACCGCGGTGCAGAGCACCGAGCCGGTGGCGCCACCGCCCGCCGCGCCGCCGGCACCGCCCGCGCCTCCCGCTCCGCCGCAAGCCGCGTCCACCGACATCGCGGTGGCATGCCCCAGGCAGGTGAAGCCCGAGATGCCGCGCAAGGCGCTGGACGAAGGCATCAGCGGTGTCGTCAAGGCCGAGGTGCGCATCAAGGGCGGGCACGTGACGGAGGTGCGCTTTCTCTCCGGGCCCAAGGTCTACCAGTCGGCAGTGCGCTCGGCGATGATGCGCTACGAATGCCAGACCACGGGCGATGCCGAGGTTGTGGCAACGCAGGAGTTCGTCTTCAGGATCGAATGA